The segment CCCTGCCCACAAGCCAGCGGCCACTGGAGCCTGGGACCCCTCACTGGGCCAATTATGTCAAGGGAGTGATTCAGCACTACCCAGGTATGAGGCCTGGGGCTGGGTCAGATTCCTGCCTCAGCCACAAAGCCCAGTAGCTCATCTGATCCGCTGTGGCTAGGGGTGCAGAGTAGAGATTCCCCAATgggcagatgaggagactgaggcccccAGAGGTTCCAGAACTAGCCCTGGTTTGCCCATCCCACGATTggaggagccaggattcaaaccccaaTGTGTTGGTCTCCAGAGCCCTGAATCCTGCGAACTGGGAGACTGTGTCTCAGGACCCTCAGGGTGGCCGGGTGGAGGGTAGCGGACCCCTTGGCCCAGCAGGTTGGTGACCTCTGACAATTGAGACACATCCCCCAGCAGCAGCTGCCGGACAGTTGCCTCCCTTTGCACCAGAACGCTTTCCCTTCTAGTGTTCATCCTCCCTGGTGGCCCGTCTTACCGTCATCCATTCTTTCCCCTGCAGCTGCCCCCCTCCCTGGCTTCAGCGCAGTGGTGGTCAGCTCTGTGCCCCTGGGGGGTGGGCTGTCCAGCTCGGCGTCCCTGGAAGTGGCCACGTATACCTTCCTACAGCAGCTCTGCCCAGGtacctcccagcccccacccagccctcctTCCCCGAGGTCCTGTGATCAGAGCTTCCTACCCCAACCGTGGCCTTGGCGGGGTAGGTGGGGAATCTCCCTGGAACGTCCCTGGAGCTACTGCTGCTCCCACCCGTCGACCCCCTAGTGCCCCCTCCCGGTCCCTAGCCTCCCCACCTCGCCCTGTGCCACAGACTCGGGGACAATAGCTGCCCGGGCCCAGGTGTGTCAGCGGGCTGAGCACAGCTTCGCAGGGGTGCCCTGTGGCATCATGGACCAGCTCATCGCACTGCTGGGGCAGAGAGGCCATGCGCTGCTCATTGACTGCAGGTCAGGGGCTCCCCTTGGACCTCCCACCTCATAGGAGCTCCTGGATGGAGCCTGCGCGGCAAGCAGATGCCCGGCCTTGTCATCTCCCCGCTCTCCATCTCCGCCCCAGGTCCCTGGAGACAAGCCTGGTGCCACTGTCGGACCCCAAGCTGGCCGtgctcatcaccaactccaatgTTCGCCACTCACTGGGCTCCAGTGAGTATCCCCTGCGGCGGCACCAGTGTGAAGAGGTGGCCCGGGCGCTGGGCAAGGAGAGCCTTCGGGAGGTACagctggaggagctggagggTGAGTGGAGGGTTGGCTGGGTGCGCTCTGTCCTGGAGACTGCTTGGCACCCTGCGGGGGCTGCTGAgtcggggcggggtggggtggggcagggcggggCCTCAGCTGGCTTTGGCCCAGATGTGCTTCCTCTCATCTCTTGGAATCTCTGCCATGCTTTGCCCACTCCTGATATGGCTAACGTAAGACTGCTTGATATCTCGATATcgttttttataatttaagaattaaatatgcactgtggaaaatatagaaaaggacaaagaagaaaataataagctATAAGATCGCTACCCAGAGATAGCcactaagcttttttttttggctgcactgggtctttgctgatgtgtgcaggctttctcttgttccggtgagcaggggctacttccttgttgtgatgtgtgggcttctgttgtggaacacgggctcCAGGCActcggacttcagtagttgctgcccatggactcagtagttatgGCGCATAGGCTTGGTTGTTCCCtgggatgtggaatcttcccgaatcagggattgaacccgtgtcccctgcatcgccaggtggattcttaaccgctggaccaccagggaagtcctactattagcattttaatatatttcctttaaTGGTCTTCTgtacttgtattttctttttaaaaaatactttaaaaaattttattgaattatggttgatttacactgttgtgttggtttcatcATCTGTATTTTCAAAGTTGCGTAAACACAGTGTTGCTATCTGCCCTTTTGTCGCCCTTAACTCTCTCAGTACACTTCCTATACCGTGAAAGGCCGGTCATCAACATagctttcccccacccccaaaagttTACTCTTAAATGTACAATAGGTTCCAAGACAACACTTCATTGTAGCTATAGGTGGCAACAGATGTTAATGGCAGGGAGTCCAGATGTTTAAACAGGAATGGAACTAAGAACCATCATTGCCTCAGGCACAAGGAATGTTTTTTGGCCAGATTTCTTAATTCCTCCTGTGGGCAGGGGGCCTTTTCGCTTTGGCTTTTAGCTCCTCCTCCGGTTTGTGTTTGAATGCCTTATCTTCCTCGTCCCATCTCCTTGGCTTGCTTCTTGGGCTGCATCAGGGGCTGCTTCTTGCCACCTTTGAGGTCTGACATGGTGCCTGCCACCCCTTCCCCAGACCCTGCCGCTGGaagcgatttttttttttggctgcctggGGCCTTAGtttcggcatgtggaatctttggttgctgcatgtgaactcttagttgcagcatgtgaggtcTATTAATTTCCCTGGCCAGTGAACATTCCTTGgttccaggccccctgcattgtgaaCACAGTCttggccactagaccaccagggaagtccccatcaacATGGCTTTTTAAAGCTACTGTAGCATTTCAGCATACAGGTGCCCTTTAATTTACTTAACCAGTTTCTGATAATCACATCTAACACCACGAGGGATGTTTTTATACATAATTCTTTCTCTGCGTTTTCCTCCTATTTTCTCAGGATTCGATTGTTTGGAGTAGGATCACAGGATCAAAGataatgtgtatttttaagtttCCAGATATACATGGCCAGGAAGATAGTCTGTTGAACAGTTTAAAGGTCATGTAAACATTAACTCACTGAAGTCTCTCACAACTCTGTAGGACAGATAACACACTCATCTTTAAAaaggtttcatttatttatcacttTGGGccgccctgggtctttgttgcttcgcctgagctttctctggctgcagagaTCCGGGGCTGCTCCTGgctgcagtgctcagccttctcactGAGCTGGTTCCAGGCACGAGTgcttcggtagttgcagctcctgggctctgtaGCTTGGGCTCAGTAAcgggtgcacgggctcagttgctccacagcatgtgggatggatgttcccagaccaggaatcaaaccctggccgcagcactggcaggtggagtcttatccactgcaccaccaggggagtccctctcACTTTTTTGTGATGGGATGTACAGTGAGTGGCAGGGCTAAGACTTGATCCCAGGCGGATCAGCTCGTCCTCCTACCTTCGGGGCCAGGCTGCTGGCCTTAGGAGCTGCCCTCCCTGGCGGTGTGGGGCCCATCCCAGGGACCATCTTGTCCTTCTTGGTGAACCATCAGCTTTAGGCCTGCCCCACCTGCTCTGTGCAGGTGCCAGTGGTTGAGCTTTTTGCCCTTGAGCACTTGTGCtgtttctcccctcctcctcggCCCTTCCATTCGCCCCCCGCACCCCAGCCCTGGAGGTTTCCGTCTCCCTCAGGAACCGTGCTTCTCTCTGCCTGCCTTTCTGTCCTCCGCCTGCCCCCCGCCTTCTGCTTTTAAACATGCCCAGTCTTCTAAAATCCTCATATGGGGTCTCCCTCCTATGCCAGTCCTCTGGGAAGGGTCCCCGATGCTCACAACCCccattttctcctctgtgtgcatcctgagtcgcttcagtcgtgtccgactttgtgaccccattgactgtagcctgccaggctcctctgtccatgggattctccaggcaagaatactggagtgggttgccatttcctcctccaggggatcttccagacccaggaatcaaacccacgtctcctgcattggcaggcgggttctttaccactcatgtcacctggaaagccctttctcctctctcctcattTCTGAATCCTCTGAACCCAGCAGCCGGTCTCCCATGCTACCTGGTATGACAGCTCTCCCGGGGGCTTCCCACAAAAACCTGGGGGCTGCCCTCTCCACCCCCTCAGTGCTGGATCTGCTTGGTCAGAGCCCTGTTCCTCCTCCCGGGCCTGCCCCAGGCTTCGTCCCCAGCTCAACTCCAGCCACCACTGCCCCACTGAGGACTCAGATGGGAGTCTGACCCCCCATTCCCACCTGGGGTCCTGGAGCCTTCACCTGGCCCTGGTGGAACTCATCCTTCTCCTGGGCACCTCTCCCCTGACTTCGCCTTGTCTGTTATTTCCTCACCCCTGTCACTCCCGTTTGAAACTTCAGAGTCACCCCTGAGTGCTTCCTGGCCCCCCAGCCCCTCGGGTCTCtgacctctttctcctcctccccttcctccccacatcGGGCACCTCCTGGTCTCTGACGTTAATAGCCACCAGCTGGACTCCTGGCGCCCACCTCTCCCAGCGGGGCCCCTGCCCAAGGTGGTCACTTTTGTCAACTAGAGCTCAGCTCTGTCCCTCCCCAGAATCTCACTGGCACCTGGAATTAAGTTGCGAAGTCTCCTCAGTGTTCAGGGCTGCCCTTAATGACTCGGCTGGCTGTGCCTGCTTCAGCATTAGCCAGTTGGACAGCCTGCTGGTTCCCTGGGGTGTCCCAGGCAGGCCTGCGCTGTACCCTAGTTCTGGATTCCTGGCCCTTGGAGGTTTCACTGTTAGTCCAGCAAAAACACCAGCAGGACTTGTCCTTTCTGTTCTGTCTTGGCCTCTGGAAGGCAGCAGTGTCCCATTCGCCAGAGAAGCAGAGTATGGGGCTCAAACGGCTGTTTATTGAGTACCCACCGTGTGCCAGGCACGCTGGGAGCTCTGCATGTGTCTGCCTCACTAAGTTCTCCCCACATCCCAAATGAGGTAGGTCATGCccctttttttggccatactgccCAGCAcatgggatgttagttccccaaccagggactgaacccatgctccctacaGTGGAAGCTTGCGGGgggtcttaactactagaccccCAGGGACGTCCTGGGTACCCCCTTTCATAATCGAGGAGGTGAGGTCTGAAACCTTGCTCCCCAACCCGAGGTTCCACCCACAGCTTCATCAGAACCAGAGTGGAGATGCCCTGGGGCCAACGGCCTGGAGTCCACAGGGGCCCAGAGGCTATGGGTGGCAGGTCGCCTGAgctgctttcctccccagctggccGGGACCTGATGAGCACGGAGGCCTTCCGGCGGGCAAGGCACGTGGTGGGTGAGATCCAGCGCACGGCCCAGGCGGCGGCCGCCCTGCGCCGCGGTGACTACAGAGCCTTCGGCCGCCTCATGGTGGAGAGTCACCACTCGCTCAGGTGAGGCCCCTGGGTGCCTGACCCCCCACGAGCACACGTGTTGCAGCTGGGGCTGGCTCCAGGCTCCGTATTCTCTCCACAGAGATGACTACGAGGTGAGCTGCCCGGAGCTGGATCAGCTGGTGGAGGCCGCGCTCTCCGCGCCGGGGGTTTACGGCAGCCGCATGACGGGCGGTGGCTTCGGGGGCTGCACGGTGACCCTGCTGGAGGCCTCCGCTGCTCCTCGGGTGATGCAGCACATCCAGGTTGGCAGTGCTggagtagaggggaggggagggcaagggagcAGGAGGGATGGGCTCCCGGGGCCCCCTGAGCTCAGACCCCCATCCCCCGGCAGGAGCAGTACCGCGGGACCGCCACCTTCTACCTCTCCCAGGCGGCTGACGGCGCCAAGGTGCTGCGCTTATGAGGCCCTCACCGGGACAGCACACGGCGGGCCTCCCCTCCTGTCTGGGTGCTCAATAAACTTGTATCTCTGACTCTGATGCCTGCCTGCCTCAAGAGGTGTATGTGTGCTGGGGCATCAGAAAAGGGGGGTGTGAGAACCACTCCCTGCTCTGGATAGGGCCTAGAGACATGGTCAGGGCAGAGCCAAGCAGTAGCGAAATCCTTTATTATAGTGCAGAACAAAGCCAAGCCCTTGCCATGCTGGGTCCAGCTCTTTGGTTACAaaggggctggggcctggggcagggggtgcAGCCAGAAGGGCCTTCCGGGACCTCTGCCCCCTCCATGCCGTGCAGAGGACACTGAGCCCCTGCACTGTGGCCAGAGGCAGCGGCCTTGTGATCAGCATGCGGCTGGGCCGGGCCACCAGGAGTCCAAGGATGGAGTAGCTGAGGCAGcgcctggggagggggtggggcggggtgtgtgtgtagggttgGGGGAGCTCAGGTCTGGAAGAACTGTTGGTCCATGTGGGTGCTGAGGGTCCCACTGGTGGTCAGCGTCCGGCTCACAAACTCCTGTGTCACATGCCGGGTGAGGGAGCCACTTGCTTCCAGGTGCTGGGAGCCCAGGGTCAGTCCATCTGCAGGGGAAGAAGCGTTGAAGGACCTACCCCTGGGTCctgactgccccccccccccgaccccttCCTCTGTTAGCTCTGTTTCCTGGGAAGAGCCAGGAGCCCCCACTGGGCAACTCACCCAGTAGGAAGGGCTCAGTggtgctggagtgggtggtgATGCTGCTGTATTCCCCTGATGCTGGGTGCTGGAAGAGCCCCAAGTGGCCGCCCAGCTGTGGGAAGGGTCCTGGAGAGAGTGGGTGGGGGCGCAGTTAGAGGACGGTGCCAGGAGAAGGTGTGG is part of the Budorcas taxicolor isolate Tak-1 chromosome 19, Takin1.1, whole genome shotgun sequence genome and harbors:
- the GALK1 gene encoding galactokinase, producing MAASEQPQAGELLVKARRAFLEEFGAEPELAVSAPGRVNLIGEHTDYNRGLVLPMALELLTVLVGSPRSDGLVSLLTTSEDADEPRRLQFPLPTSQRPLEPGTPHWANYVKGVIQHYPAAPLPGFSAVVVSSVPLGGGLSSSASLEVATYTFLQQLCPDSGTIAARAQVCQRAEHSFAGVPCGIMDQLIALLGQRGHALLIDCRSLETSLVPLSDPKLAVLITNSNVRHSLGSSEYPLRRHQCEEVARALGKESLREVQLEELEAGRDLMSTEAFRRARHVVGEIQRTAQAAAALRRGDYRAFGRLMVESHHSLRDDYEVSCPELDQLVEAALSAPGVYGSRMTGGGFGGCTVTLLEASAAPRVMQHIQEQYRGTATFYLSQAADGAKVLRL